One stretch of Motilibacter rhizosphaerae DNA includes these proteins:
- a CDS encoding exonuclease SbcCD subunit D — translation MRLLHTSDWHLGRSFHREGMLGPQAAFVDFLVEVVRAERVDVVLVAGDVYDRALPPVDAVRLFDEALARLTAAGAEVVLLSGNHDSASRLGFGSRLLERAGAHLRTDPAAAGRPVLLHDEHGDVAVYPLPYLEPDAVAGVLGCDGRGHEAVLTTALGLVRADLATRPGTRSVVAAHAFVTGGATSESERDISVGGVGSVPVGLFAGVDYAALGHLHGPQQLAPHVRYSGSPLAYSFSEATHAKSVTLVELDAGGLAGTTVLPCPVPRPLARLRGRLADLLADPSLERHESSWLQVVLTDPVRPREPMEALRARFPHVLVLGLEPEGDRSAAGASYAERVRGRSDLELATGFVEHVRGSAPDAAETGLLRDALEAARRDEAAA, via the coding sequence ATGCGGCTGCTCCACACCTCCGACTGGCACCTCGGGCGCTCCTTCCACCGCGAGGGCATGCTCGGGCCGCAGGCCGCCTTCGTCGACTTCCTCGTCGAGGTCGTCCGCGCGGAGCGGGTCGACGTGGTGCTCGTCGCCGGCGACGTCTACGACCGCGCGCTGCCGCCGGTGGACGCCGTCCGGCTGTTCGACGAGGCGCTCGCGCGGCTCACCGCCGCGGGCGCCGAGGTCGTGCTGCTGTCCGGCAACCACGACTCGGCCTCGCGGCTCGGGTTCGGCTCGCGGCTGCTCGAGCGGGCGGGCGCGCACCTGCGCACCGACCCCGCCGCCGCCGGCCGCCCCGTGCTGCTGCACGACGAGCACGGCGACGTGGCGGTCTACCCGCTGCCCTACCTCGAGCCCGACGCGGTCGCCGGGGTCCTCGGCTGCGACGGCCGGGGCCACGAGGCGGTCCTCACGACCGCCCTCGGCCTGGTGCGCGCGGACCTCGCCACGCGGCCGGGCACCCGCTCGGTCGTCGCCGCCCACGCGTTCGTCACCGGCGGCGCGACCAGCGAGAGCGAGCGCGACATCAGCGTCGGCGGCGTCGGCTCGGTCCCGGTGGGGCTGTTCGCCGGGGTCGACTACGCCGCGCTCGGGCACCTGCACGGGCCCCAGCAGCTCGCCCCCCACGTCCGCTACAGCGGCTCGCCGCTGGCCTACAGCTTCTCCGAGGCCACCCACGCCAAGTCCGTCACGCTGGTCGAGCTCGACGCTGGCGGGCTGGCCGGCACGACCGTGCTCCCCTGCCCGGTCCCCCGCCCGCTCGCGCGCCTCCGCGGCCGGCTCGCCGACCTGCTCGCCGACCCGTCGCTCGAGCGCCACGAGTCGTCCTGGCTGCAGGTCGTCCTCACCGACCCCGTCCGGCCGCGCGAGCCCATGGAGGCGCTCCGCGCGCGATTCCCCCACGTGCTCGTGCTCGGCCTCGAGCCCGAGGGCGACCGCAGCGCTGCCGGAGCGTCGTACGCCGAGCGCGTCCGCGGGCGCAGCGACCTCGAGCTCGCCACGGGCTTCGTCGAGCACGTGCGCGGCAGCGCGCCGGACGCCGCCGAGACCGGGCTCCTGCGGGACGCCCTCGAGGCGGCCCGGCGCGACGAGGCGGCGGCGTAG
- a CDS encoding glutamate-cysteine ligase family protein — protein MGKPVEQRVFTREDRRRYRDKVRGNLDALARMLAEDRFADESPMTGLEVELNLVDADGRPAMRNGEVLAQIADPSFQTELGRFTIEVNVPPRRLDGRSAADLEAQLREVLNRADERAGVTGARIVTVGVLPTLGERDASRASLSDDSRYALLDEQILLSRGEDIELAITGPEQLSALADSIAPEAACTSAQVHVQVRPEAFAGTWNAAQAVSGVQLALGANSPYLFGRQLWAETRIALFQQATDTRSEELKAQGVRPRVWFGERWITSIFDLFEENVRYFPALLPVCDDEDPQAVLNEGGAPQLAELSLLNGTVYRWNRPVYAVADGEPHLRVENRVLPAGPTVADMVANALFFHGVTRVLAEAERPVWSRMPFAVAEDNFLRGAREGIEASVTWPGMGRLKATDLVLRHLLPLAHDGLDRFCVDPTLRDHYLGIIEARCTSRRNGAVWQVEEVRAGEARGLDRAEALRAMTLRYAELMHSNEPVHTWEVSGG, from the coding sequence GTGGGCAAGCCTGTCGAGCAGCGCGTCTTCACCCGCGAGGACCGCCGGCGCTACCGCGACAAGGTGCGGGGCAACCTGGACGCGCTCGCGCGGATGCTCGCCGAGGACCGCTTCGCCGACGAGTCGCCGATGACCGGGCTCGAGGTCGAGCTCAACCTCGTCGACGCCGACGGGCGGCCGGCCATGCGCAACGGCGAGGTGCTGGCGCAGATCGCCGACCCGTCGTTCCAGACCGAGCTCGGCCGGTTCACGATCGAGGTCAACGTCCCGCCGCGCCGGCTCGACGGGCGCAGCGCCGCCGACCTGGAGGCCCAGCTGCGCGAGGTGCTGAACCGCGCGGACGAGCGGGCGGGGGTCACCGGTGCCCGCATCGTCACGGTCGGTGTCCTGCCGACGCTGGGGGAGCGGGACGCGAGCCGCGCGTCGCTGTCGGACGACTCGCGCTACGCCCTGCTCGACGAGCAGATCCTGCTCTCCCGCGGGGAGGACATCGAGCTCGCCATCACGGGTCCCGAGCAGCTGAGCGCCCTCGCGGACTCGATCGCGCCGGAGGCCGCCTGCACCAGCGCCCAGGTGCACGTCCAGGTGCGCCCCGAGGCGTTCGCGGGCACCTGGAACGCCGCCCAGGCGGTGAGCGGGGTCCAGCTCGCGCTGGGGGCGAACTCGCCGTACCTCTTCGGCCGCCAGCTCTGGGCCGAGACGCGGATCGCGCTGTTCCAGCAGGCGACGGACACCCGCAGCGAGGAGCTCAAGGCGCAGGGGGTGCGGCCGCGCGTGTGGTTCGGGGAGCGCTGGATCACCTCGATCTTCGACCTGTTCGAGGAGAACGTCCGCTACTTCCCCGCGCTGCTGCCCGTGTGCGACGACGAGGACCCCCAGGCGGTGCTGAACGAGGGAGGCGCGCCCCAGCTGGCCGAGCTCTCCCTGCTCAACGGCACGGTCTACCGCTGGAACCGCCCTGTCTACGCCGTCGCGGACGGCGAGCCGCACCTGCGCGTCGAGAACCGCGTGCTGCCGGCCGGTCCGACCGTCGCCGACATGGTCGCCAACGCGCTCTTCTTCCACGGGGTCACGCGGGTGCTCGCCGAGGCGGAGCGGCCGGTCTGGTCGCGGATGCCGTTCGCGGTCGCCGAGGACAACTTCCTGCGCGGCGCGCGCGAGGGCATCGAGGCCTCGGTGACCTGGCCGGGGATGGGCCGGCTGAAGGCGACCGACCTCGTGCTGCGCCACCTGCTGCCGCTCGCCCACGACGGGCTCGACCGCTTCTGCGTCGACCCGACGCTGCGCGACCACTACCTCGGGATCATCGAGGCGCGCTGCACCTCACGCCGCAACGGCGCGGTGTGGCAGGTGGAGGAGGTACGCGCCGGTGAGGCCCGCGGGCTCGACCGGGCGGAGGCGCTGCGCGCCATGACCCTGCGCTACGCCGAGCTCATGCACTCGAACGAGCCCGTCCACACGTGGGAGGTCAGCGGCGGTTGA
- a CDS encoding radical SAM family protein encodes MPLVTNTDPYQRAEGRYQLTRQVLQALTAARTPFSILTKSALVARDLDVLTAAADVTDVSVAVSVGSVDDEVWRTVEPGTPPPTRRLETLAKLREAGIRTGVLMAPVLPWLTDSPQQLEATVRAIAESGADYVTPLTLHLRPGAREWWMQWLQATHPDLVPRYQAMYVAGSYAPKAYQARIAQQVTDLATRHGVGRRVTTAWRTGHERALLAQGRARQGEQLTLV; translated from the coding sequence TTGCCACTCGTCACGAACACCGACCCGTACCAGCGTGCCGAGGGCCGCTACCAGCTGACCCGGCAGGTCCTGCAGGCGCTGACCGCGGCGCGGACGCCGTTCTCGATCCTCACCAAGAGCGCGCTGGTGGCCCGCGACCTCGACGTGCTCACCGCGGCTGCGGACGTCACCGACGTCTCGGTCGCGGTCAGCGTCGGCTCCGTCGACGACGAGGTGTGGCGCACCGTCGAGCCCGGGACCCCGCCGCCCACCCGCCGGCTCGAGACGCTCGCGAAGCTGCGGGAGGCGGGCATCCGCACGGGCGTGCTCATGGCGCCCGTGCTGCCCTGGCTCACCGACTCGCCGCAACAGCTCGAGGCGACGGTCCGCGCCATCGCCGAGTCCGGCGCCGACTACGTCACCCCGTTGACGCTCCACCTGCGCCCCGGCGCCCGCGAGTGGTGGATGCAGTGGCTGCAGGCGACGCACCCGGACCTCGTGCCGCGCTACCAGGCGATGTACGTCGCCGGCTCCTACGCCCCGAAGGCCTACCAGGCGCGCATCGCCCAGCAGGTCACCGACCTCGCGACGCGCCACGGCGTCGGCCGCCGCGTCACGACCGCCTGGCGGACGGGGCACGAGCGCGCCCTGCTGGCCCAGGGACGGGCGCGGCAGGGCGAGCAGCTCACCCTCGTCTGA
- a CDS encoding SDR family NAD(P)-dependent oxidoreductase, producing MATAVVTGASSGIGEATAYALAEAGFDLLLGARRQDRLAEVAEKARAAGVSVEARPLDVTSTASVQEFAAGHDAVEVVIANAGGALGLDPVEGFDEEQWRWMYDANVTGVARTVRAFLPALRASGDGRIAVVTSVAGHQTYPGGGGYTAVKHAAAAVVDTLRVELLGEPVRVLEVAPGMVETEFSKVRFSGDEERAAGVYQGVTPLTAGDVAEAITWAVTRPAHVVVARLDLMPRDQASARDLNRR from the coding sequence ATGGCGACAGCGGTGGTGACGGGCGCGAGCAGCGGCATCGGCGAGGCGACGGCGTACGCGCTGGCGGAGGCGGGCTTCGACCTCCTCCTCGGCGCCCGGCGGCAGGACCGCCTGGCCGAGGTCGCGGAGAAGGCGCGGGCGGCCGGCGTCAGCGTCGAGGCCCGCCCGCTCGACGTCACGAGCACGGCGTCGGTGCAGGAGTTCGCGGCCGGCCACGACGCCGTCGAGGTCGTCATCGCCAACGCCGGCGGTGCGCTCGGGCTCGACCCCGTCGAGGGCTTCGACGAGGAGCAGTGGCGCTGGATGTACGACGCCAACGTCACCGGCGTCGCGCGCACGGTGCGGGCGTTCCTGCCCGCGCTGCGCGCCTCCGGCGACGGGCGCATCGCCGTGGTGACGAGCGTCGCCGGGCACCAGACGTACCCGGGCGGCGGCGGCTACACCGCGGTGAAGCACGCGGCCGCGGCAGTCGTCGACACGCTGCGGGTGGAGCTCCTCGGCGAGCCCGTACGCGTCCTGGAGGTCGCGCCCGGCATGGTCGAGACCGAGTTCTCCAAGGTCCGCTTCAGCGGCGACGAGGAGCGCGCGGCCGGCGTCTACCAGGGGGTGACGCCGCTGACCGCAGGGGACGTCGCCGAGGCGATCACCTGGGCGGTCACCCGGCCCGCGCACGTCGTCGTGGCCCGGCTCGACCTGATGCCGCGCGACCAGGCGAGCGCGCGCGACCTCAACCGCCGCTGA
- a CDS encoding recombinase family protein, with amino-acid sequence MRSKEDTVRTAIYCRISQDRDGSEAGVTRQEEDCRALAAERGWEVVEVYTDNDVSASSLSRKPRVRYEQMLEDARNGRFEAVTFYSNSRLTRRPREWEQVIELAQKHKIRLASVKSGAADLTTADGRAVARTIAAWDAAEAERTGERVSRAHEQRRAQGRAHGGHHVFGYLKPDASQGIGYTTHIDPEAQAAIRQAAEIAVLEGSLTSIQKAWNAAGVLTVNSGPWNSLRSIQRVLMNPRIAGLVAHKGEVVGEGDWPAVIDRPTWEAMCTAIAPKKGGPGSHNARKYLLSGYVFCGSCGHRMEAAESSGTYSKGKRAGTRWTVNRYACYSSTGGCGKVTRNKTWLETYVKALVGRALQDAPPREHAVSGADHSAEIARLEADIAATRADMLSGAVPRADGFAYVTACRARVVELQREQAQWARAAIEQSARPPLEVWQDERPETLEARRAILGTVVRSVEVLPLPRGFWTADNLPLDSVRVHTA; translated from the coding sequence GTGCGGAGCAAGGAGGACACAGTGCGGACAGCGATCTACTGCCGGATCAGCCAGGACAGGGACGGCTCTGAGGCGGGGGTGACCCGTCAGGAGGAGGACTGTCGTGCCCTGGCAGCGGAGCGCGGCTGGGAGGTCGTGGAGGTCTACACCGACAACGACGTGTCCGCCTCCAGCCTCAGCCGGAAGCCTCGGGTGCGCTACGAGCAGATGTTGGAGGACGCCCGCAACGGGCGCTTCGAGGCGGTCACCTTCTACTCCAACTCCCGGCTCACGAGACGGCCAAGGGAGTGGGAGCAGGTCATTGAGCTGGCACAAAAGCACAAGATCAGGTTGGCCTCCGTCAAGAGCGGTGCCGCCGACCTAACGACGGCGGACGGCAGGGCCGTAGCCCGCACCATCGCCGCATGGGACGCCGCAGAGGCCGAGCGGACGGGAGAGAGGGTCAGTCGAGCGCACGAGCAGCGCCGCGCCCAGGGGAGGGCGCACGGCGGACACCACGTCTTTGGCTACCTCAAGCCTGACGCCTCGCAGGGCATCGGTTACACGACACACATTGACCCGGAAGCCCAGGCTGCGATACGTCAAGCGGCGGAGATTGCCGTTCTTGAGGGAAGCCTGACCAGCATTCAGAAGGCTTGGAACGCCGCTGGCGTCCTCACGGTGAATAGCGGTCCGTGGAACAGTCTGCGCAGCATCCAGCGAGTCCTGATGAACCCACGGATTGCCGGTCTGGTGGCCCACAAGGGGGAAGTGGTCGGGGAGGGTGACTGGCCCGCCGTCATTGACCGGCCAACCTGGGAGGCCATGTGCACGGCTATTGCGCCTAAGAAGGGCGGGCCAGGGTCACACAACGCTCGGAAGTATCTCTTGAGCGGCTATGTATTCTGTGGCTCTTGCGGACACCGCATGGAAGCCGCCGAGTCGTCGGGCACCTACAGCAAGGGCAAGCGCGCTGGCACCCGTTGGACCGTCAACCGGTACGCCTGCTATTCCAGCACTGGCGGTTGCGGCAAGGTCACCCGGAATAAGACTTGGCTTGAGACGTACGTGAAGGCACTGGTTGGCAGGGCCCTCCAGGACGCTCCTCCCAGGGAGCATGCCGTGAGTGGAGCAGACCACTCCGCCGAGATTGCCCGACTTGAGGCCGACATTGCGGCTACGCGCGCAGACATGCTGTCCGGCGCCGTGCCGAGGGCCGACGGCTTCGCCTACGTGACCGCCTGCCGTGCGCGAGTGGTGGAGCTTCAGCGAGAGCAGGCGCAGTGGGCCCGAGCAGCCATTGAGCAGAGTGCCCGACCCCCACTGGAGGTCTGGCAGGACGAGCGCCCAGAGACCCTGGAGGCGCGACGGGCGATCCTGGGCACCGTCGTGCGCAGCGTGGAGGTTCTGCCGCTCCCACGCGGCTTCTGGACGGCGGACAACCTGCCCCTGGACTCCGTGAGGGTCCACACCGCTTGA
- a CDS encoding bifunctional FO biosynthesis protein CofGH, which produces MSSEHAPTATAMRRALRRARDGVTLDAAEGAVLLQARGADLEELCVSASRVRDAGLAAAGRPGVVTYSRKVFIPLTRLCRDRCHYCTFVTVPGVLRREGHGMFLTPDEVLDIARQGAAMGCKEALFTLGDRPEDRWPEAREWLDAHGYDDTLAYVRAMAVRVLEETGLLPHLNPGVLSWTDFQRLKPVAPSMGMMLETVAERLWSEPGGPHYGSPDKEPAVRVRVLEDAGRTTVPFTTGLLLGIGETFEERAEGILAIRRVARQYGGIQEVILQNFRAKSGTAMAATEDASLQELAATIAVARLVLGPAVHLQAPPNLVDDEYALMLRAGIDDWGGISPLTPDHVNPERPWPQIDELAERCRELGFELRERLTVYPEYVRHGEPWIDPRVLPHVRALALPDGLADEKAVVAGRPWQEPDQPLTSAGRTDLHREIDESGRTDDRRTDFDEVYGDWESLRDSVASARVPERLPADVREALSVAADDPTRLSDAQALTLLEADGEPLDVLARIADDLRRAVVGDEVTYCVTRNINFTNVCYTGCRFCAFAQRRTDADAYTLSLEQVAERAAQAWDVGATEVCMQGGIHPDLPGTAYFDIAKAVKERVPGIHVHAFSPMEVANGATRTGMSIRDWLQQAKESGLDSIPGTAAEILDDEVRWVLTKGKLPTSVWVEVVRTAHELGIRSSSTMMYGHVDAPHHWLGHLRLLAQLQQETGGFTEFVTLPFVHLNAPVYLAGIARAGATPRENRAITAMARLLLHPWIPNIQTSWVKLGSEGAAQMLQSGANDLGGTLMEETISRMAGSSYGSYKSVRDLEAVAAAAGRPARQRTTTYGVVPEERREAALRSDGHLPVLLPVV; this is translated from the coding sequence ATGAGCAGCGAGCACGCCCCCACTGCCACGGCCATGCGCCGCGCCCTGCGCCGCGCCCGGGACGGCGTGACCCTGGACGCCGCGGAGGGTGCGGTGCTGCTGCAGGCGCGGGGCGCCGACCTCGAGGAGCTGTGCGTCTCGGCCTCCCGCGTCCGCGACGCGGGGCTGGCGGCCGCCGGGCGGCCGGGGGTCGTGACGTACTCGCGCAAGGTCTTCATCCCGCTGACGCGCCTGTGCCGCGACCGCTGCCACTACTGCACCTTCGTCACGGTGCCGGGCGTGCTGCGCCGCGAGGGGCACGGCATGTTCCTCACGCCGGACGAGGTCCTCGACATCGCCCGGCAGGGCGCGGCGATGGGCTGCAAGGAGGCGCTGTTCACGCTGGGCGACCGGCCGGAGGACCGCTGGCCGGAGGCGCGGGAGTGGCTCGACGCGCACGGCTACGACGACACCCTCGCCTACGTCCGCGCGATGGCGGTGCGGGTGCTGGAGGAGACCGGGCTGCTGCCGCACCTCAACCCGGGCGTGCTGTCCTGGACGGACTTCCAGCGGCTCAAGCCGGTCGCGCCGTCGATGGGCATGATGCTCGAGACCGTCGCAGAGCGGCTGTGGTCGGAGCCCGGCGGCCCGCACTACGGCTCCCCGGACAAGGAACCCGCTGTGCGCGTGCGGGTCCTCGAGGACGCCGGCCGGACGACCGTGCCGTTCACGACCGGGCTGCTGCTCGGCATCGGGGAGACCTTCGAGGAGCGGGCCGAGGGGATCCTCGCAATACGCCGTGTCGCGCGGCAGTACGGCGGCATCCAGGAGGTGATCCTGCAGAACTTCCGGGCCAAGAGCGGGACCGCGATGGCCGCGACGGAGGACGCCTCCCTGCAGGAGCTCGCGGCGACGATCGCGGTCGCCCGGCTCGTCCTCGGCCCGGCGGTCCACCTGCAGGCGCCCCCGAACCTCGTCGACGACGAGTACGCCCTGATGCTGCGCGCCGGCATCGACGACTGGGGCGGCATCTCGCCGCTCACGCCGGACCACGTCAACCCCGAGCGGCCGTGGCCGCAGATCGACGAGCTCGCCGAGCGCTGCCGTGAGCTCGGGTTCGAGCTGCGCGAGCGGCTCACGGTCTACCCCGAGTACGTCCGCCACGGCGAGCCGTGGATCGACCCGCGGGTGCTGCCGCACGTCCGTGCCCTCGCCCTGCCGGACGGCCTCGCGGACGAGAAGGCCGTCGTGGCAGGGCGTCCGTGGCAGGAGCCGGACCAGCCGCTGACCTCGGCGGGGCGTACGGACCTGCACCGCGAGATCGACGAGTCGGGGCGCACCGACGACCGCCGCACCGACTTCGACGAGGTCTACGGCGACTGGGAGTCGCTGCGCGACAGCGTCGCCAGCGCGCGGGTGCCCGAGCGGCTGCCGGCCGACGTCCGCGAGGCGCTCTCCGTTGCCGCGGACGACCCGACCCGGCTGAGCGACGCGCAAGCGCTCACGCTGCTCGAGGCCGACGGCGAGCCGCTCGACGTGCTGGCGCGCATCGCGGACGACCTCCGCCGCGCGGTCGTCGGCGACGAGGTGACCTACTGCGTCACGCGGAACATCAACTTCACCAACGTCTGCTACACCGGCTGCCGGTTCTGCGCGTTCGCCCAGCGGCGGACCGACGCCGACGCGTACACCCTGTCACTGGAGCAGGTCGCCGAGCGTGCGGCGCAGGCGTGGGACGTCGGCGCGACCGAGGTCTGCATGCAGGGCGGGATCCACCCCGATCTGCCTGGCACGGCGTACTTCGACATCGCGAAGGCGGTGAAGGAGCGCGTGCCCGGCATCCACGTGCATGCGTTCTCGCCGATGGAGGTGGCGAACGGCGCGACCCGTACGGGCATGAGCATCCGCGACTGGTTGCAGCAGGCCAAGGAGTCCGGCCTGGACAGCATCCCCGGCACTGCAGCGGAGATCCTCGACGACGAGGTCCGGTGGGTGCTGACGAAGGGCAAGCTGCCGACGTCCGTGTGGGTCGAGGTCGTGCGGACCGCGCACGAGCTCGGGATCCGCTCGTCCTCGACGATGATGTACGGCCACGTCGACGCCCCGCACCACTGGCTCGGGCACCTGCGCCTGCTGGCCCAGCTGCAGCAGGAGACCGGTGGCTTCACGGAGTTCGTGACGCTGCCCTTCGTCCACCTCAACGCGCCGGTCTACCTCGCGGGGATCGCCCGTGCCGGCGCCACTCCTCGGGAGAACCGCGCCATCACCGCGATGGCCCGGCTGCTGCTGCACCCGTGGATCCCCAACATCCAGACCTCGTGGGTGAAGCTCGGCTCCGAGGGTGCGGCGCAGATGCTGCAGTCAGGCGCGAACGACCTCGGCGGCACGCTGATGGAGGAGACGATCTCGCGCATGGCCGGGTCGTCGTACGGGTCCTACAAGAGCGTCCGCGACCTCGAGGCGGTCGCGGCGGCCGCCGGGCGTCCGGCCCGCCAGCGCACCACGACGTACGGCGTGGTGCCGGAGGAGCGGCGCGAGGCGGCCCTGCGCTCCGACGGGCACCTGCCGGTTCTGCTGCCCGTGGTGTAG